In one Zalophus californianus isolate mZalCal1 chromosome 10, mZalCal1.pri.v2, whole genome shotgun sequence genomic region, the following are encoded:
- the LOC118356048 gene encoding uncharacterized protein LOC118356048 isoform X1: protein MCDQDSGMPGATVGTAQHTGTDEALGPEPNPTGSPWKSVLCEDKTAPCPAHFVGDPQTKMFTCCLPKSRGCRLKKARPADAVPRWGFCVRAPHRLWPFGQKDRKKSMDDMERWLVDTPSISWTEGLTPQGSLGAGAGDCQRRPPTPPRPLSQVVVHRTVVQELEPTEAEPEAAPPPEELEPAPTPSTALEGRGSDCSDFRRRPGAGR, encoded by the exons ATGTGTGACCAGGATTCGGGGATGCCGGGAGCCACTGTGGGGACTGCCCAGCACACGGGCACAGACGAGGCCCTGGGACCTGAGCCTAACCCTACTGGGAGCCCCTGGAAGTCTGTGCTGTGCGAGGACAAG acagccccctgcccagctcatttTGTTGGAGATCCTCAAACCAAGATGTTCACATGCTGCCTGCCGAAGTCCAGAGGTTGCAGGCTGAAGAAAGCGCGCCCTGCAGACGCTGTCCCCCGCTGGGGATTTTGTGTCAGGGCTCCCCACCGCCTCTGGCCATTTGGCCAGAAGGACAGAAAG aagTCAATGGATGACATGGAGAGGTGGCTGGTGGACACACCCTCCATCTCCTGGACAGAGGGGTTGACCCCACAGGGGTCCCTAggagcaggtgctggggattgCCAAAGAAGGCCTCCGACACCACCCAGACCACTGTCCCAGGTGGTTGTCCACCGGACAGTGGTCCAGGAGCTGGAGCCCACAGAGGCCGAGCCCGAGG CTGCTCCACCACCTGAGGAGCTAGAGCCGGCTCCAACTCCATCAACAGctctggagggaagagggagtgACTGCAGCGACTTCAGGAGGAGACCAGGAGCCGGCAGGTGA
- the LOC118356048 gene encoding uncharacterized protein LOC118356048 isoform X3, which translates to MESKCVSSAQQVKEPNPNAQALCPAYVDHQHATCSCHGRDHSASPHCTEEESEAQRGEKSMDDMERWLVDTPSISWTEGLTPQGSLGAGAGDCQRRPPTPPRPLSQVVVHRTVVQELEPTEAEPEAAPPPEELEPAPTPSTALEGRGSDCSDFRRRPGAGR; encoded by the exons ATGGAGAGCAAGTGTGTCTCGTCAGCCCAGCAAGTGAAAGAACCAAACCCCAACGCTCAG gctctgtgcccagcttaTGTCGATCACCAGCACGCCACATGTTCCTGCCATGGGAGGGATCATTCAGCATCACCCCattgcacagaggaggagagcgaggcccagagaggggag aagTCAATGGATGACATGGAGAGGTGGCTGGTGGACACACCCTCCATCTCCTGGACAGAGGGGTTGACCCCACAGGGGTCCCTAggagcaggtgctggggattgCCAAAGAAGGCCTCCGACACCACCCAGACCACTGTCCCAGGTGGTTGTCCACCGGACAGTGGTCCAGGAGCTGGAGCCCACAGAGGCCGAGCCCGAGG CTGCTCCACCACCTGAGGAGCTAGAGCCGGCTCCAACTCCATCAACAGctctggagggaagagggagtgACTGCAGCGACTTCAGGAGGAGACCAGGAGCCGGCAGGTGA